One Chionomys nivalis chromosome 4, mChiNiv1.1, whole genome shotgun sequence genomic region harbors:
- the Cdcp1 gene encoding CUB domain-containing protein 1 — protein MARSACGFSVVLLGTLLLGAMHLLHGTEALEIALPQGSGITVHIRLVSPALSVKPCYMIVSRQYVTELLVKPGDKKSFTFSCTNPEKHFILEIEKSIDCMSGPCPFGEVRLQPSTSELPALNRTFIWDVRAHKSIGLELQFSAPRLRQIGPGESCADGVTHSISGRIDATEVRIGTFCSNGTVSRIKMQEGVKMALHLPWNIPRNISGFSIANRSSIKRLCIIESVFEGEGSATLMSANYPGGFPEDELMTWQFVVPAHLRASVSFLNFNVSNCERKEERVEYYIPGSTTNPEVFKLEDKQPGNMAGNFNLSLQGCDQDAQSPGILRLQFQVLVQRPQNESNKTYMVDLSQERAMSLTIEPRQVKHGRRFVPGCFVCLESRTCSNNVTLTAGSKYKISFLCDDLTRLWVNAEKTLSCLDYHYCYGKSFHLQVPRDILQLPVQLHDFSWKLLMPKGRLSLMMVPSQKLQQNTRERPCNTSFGYLMASTTPGQDLYFGSFCPGGSVEKIQVKQNSSVTLRTYAPSFQQEVSRQGLTVSFIPYFKEEGIFTVTPDPKNKVYLRTPNWDRGLPALSSVSWNISVPSNQVACLTFFKERSGVVCQSGRAYMIIQEQQTRAEEIFSLEEEVLPKPSFHRHSFWVNISNCSPMNGKQLDLLFWVTLTPRTVDLAAIIGAVGGGALLLFALVLIVCCVKKKKKVNKGPAVGIYNGNVNTQVPQAQKFPKRRKDNDSHVYAVIDDTMVYGHLLQDSGGSFIQPEVDTYRPFQGPMGDCPPSPPPVFSRTPTAKFTADEPAPSSPPESESEPYTFSHPSKGEVGVRETDIPLLNTQGPVETEE, from the exons AAGCATTGGAGATTGCTCTGCCCCAAGGAAGTGGCATTACAGTACACATCAGGCTGGTGAGCCCAGCCCTATCTGTGAAACCCTGCTACATGATCGTGTCTAGACAGTATGTGACTGAGTTACTTGTCAAACCTGGAGATAAAAAGTCTTTTACCTTCAGCTGCACCAATCCGGAGAAGCACTTTATCTTGGAGATCGAGAAGAGTATCG ACTGCATGTCAGGCCCGTGTCCTTTCGGGGAGGTTCGTCTTCAGCCATCCACATCAGAGCTGCCTGCCCTCAACAGAACTTTCATCTGGGACGTCAGAGCTCATAAGAGCATCGGCCTGGAGCTGCAGTTCTCAGCCCCTCGCCTGAGGCAGATTGGCCCAGGCGAGAGCTGTGCAGACGGGGTGACTCACTCCATCAGCGGTCGCATCGACGCCACGGAGGTCAGGATTGGCACCTTCTGCAGTAACGGCACCGTGTCCCGGATCAAGATGCAAGAGGGTGTGAAAATGGCCTTACACCTGCCATGGAACATACCCAGGAACATCTCAGGCTTCAGTATCGCAAATCGGTCATCTATAAAAC GCCTGTGCATCATAGAGTCTGTGTTTGAGGGTGAGGGTTCAGCAACCCTGATGTCCGCCAACTACCCCGGAGGCTTCCCTGAGGATGAGCTCATGACCTGGCAGTTCGTTGTCCCTGCACACCTAAGGGCCAGCGTCTCCTTCCTCAACTTCAACGTCTCTAACTGTGAGAGGAAGGAGGAGCGAGTTGAATACTACATCCCGGGATCCACCACCAACCCGGAGGTGTTCAAGCTGGAGGACAAGCAGCCAGGGAACATGGCTGGAAACTTCAACCTCTCCCTGCAAGGCTGCGACCAAGATGCCCAGAGCCCAGGGATCCTGCGGCTCCAGTTTCAGGTCCTGGTCCAACGTCCACAGAATGAGAGCA ATAAAACCTACATGGTGGACCTCAGTCAAGAGCGAGCCATGTCGCTCACCATAGAGCCACGGCAAGTCAAACATGGCCGCAGGTTTGTTCCTGGGTGCTTCGTGTGTCTAGAATCTCGGACCTGTAGTAACAATGTCACCCTGACAGCCGGTTCCAAATACAAGATCTCCTTCCTGTGCGATGACCTGACACGCCTGTGGGTGAATGCGGAGAAAACCCTAA GCTGCCTGGATTACCACTACTGCTACGGGAAGTCCTTCCACCTGCAGGTGCCCAGGGACATCCTCCAGCTGCCTGTGCAGCTACACGACTTCTCCTGGAAGCTGCTGATGCCCAAGGGCAGGCTCAGCCTTATGATGGTGCCGAGCCAGAAGCTGCAGCAGAACACGCGTGAGAGGCCCTGCAATACCAGCTTCGGCTACCTCATGGCCAGCACCACGCCTGGCCAGGACCTGTACTTCGGCTCCTTCTGTCCAGGAGGCTCTGTTGAGAAGATCCAGGTGAAGCAAAACAGCTCTGTGACCCTGCGAACATATGCCCCCAGCTTCCAACAAGAGGTCTCCAGGCAAGGCCTGACAGTGTCCTTCATACCGTATTTCAAAG AAGAAGGCATTTTCACAGTGACCCCAGACCCCAAAAACAAGGTCTACCTGAGGACCCCCAACTGGGACCGTGGCCTGCCTGCCCTCTCCTCTGTGTCTTGGAACATCAGTGTGCCTAGCAACCAGGTGGCTTGTCTGACCTTCTTCAAAGAGCGTTCTGGCGTGGTCTGCCAGTCGGGACGTGCATACATGATCATCCAGGAGCAGCAGACCCGGGCAGAGGAGATCTTCAGCCTGGAGGAGGAAGTGCTGCCTAAGCCAAGTTTCCATCGTCACAGCTTCTGGGTTAACATCTCCAACTGCAGCCCTATGAATGGCAAGCAGCTAGATCTGCTCTTCTGGGTGACTCTCACCCCCAGGACTGTGG ATTTGGCTGCCATCATTGGTGCAGTAGGAGGCGGAGCTTTGTTGCTGTTTGCCCTCGTACTCATCGTCTGCTGTGTGAAAAAGAA GAAGAAGGTCAACAAGGGCCCTGCTGTGGGTATCTACAATGGCAATGTCAATACCCAGGTGCCCCAGGCTCAAAAGTTCCCGAAAAGACGAAAGGACAATGACTCCCATGTGTACGCCGTCATCGACGACACCATGGTGTATGGGCACCTGCTGCAAGACTCCGGTGGATCCTTCATCCAGCCGGAGGTGGACACCTACCGGCCCTTCCAGGGCCCCATGGGGGActgtcccccctccccacccccagtattTTCCAGGACCCCAACCGCAAAGTTCACTGCGGATGAGCCAGCCCCAAGTAGCCCTCCTGAGTCTGAGAGTGAACCGTACACGTTTTCACACCCCAGCAAGGGGGAGGTGGGTGTCAGGGAGACGGACATCCCCTTACTCAACACCCAGGGGCCAGTGGAGACAGAAGAATAA